Proteins from a single region of Pseudarthrobacter sp. NIBRBAC000502772:
- a CDS encoding AI-2E family transporter has product MTDKTEESSTGHENQPAAGAVESSPDTPATAKRRGSAAAALGQLVRRLRQPLPGAQPRLRFEIPPEYNHTEVPAATEDGETGGKAAQFGRPGPRMSMQHPLYMGFMGTVGVGLALLVYWIGSNTTQLLLWIVAALFIALGLEPVVGWLENRRIPRPVGILVAVLVLVVAVGGFFATLIPTIVEQVTQIVVQAPTWVRDFIDSEFFRNVDDQFGVRDRINEELDKFVNNPEAMGGIFGGVVGFGSTLANGLFGTLIVLVLSLYFLAALPAMKKWGYRLAPRSRRARVEALSEEITRSVGNYVIGQACVALLNATFAFIVMSIVGVPFALLLAFVVALLAFIPLVGGMIAGVVVLLIALTVGWQTAAVYGICYFAYLQFEAYFISPRIMQKAVAVPGAVAVISVIAGGSLLGVLGALIAIPTAAAILLLVKEIYIVRQDKH; this is encoded by the coding sequence GTGACTGACAAGACGGAAGAGTCCTCCACGGGACACGAAAATCAACCGGCCGCTGGCGCTGTGGAATCCTCGCCGGACACGCCTGCGACGGCGAAGCGACGGGGCTCCGCAGCTGCGGCCCTTGGCCAGCTTGTTCGGCGCCTGCGCCAGCCGCTGCCGGGCGCCCAGCCCAGGCTCCGGTTTGAGATCCCGCCGGAATACAACCACACCGAAGTTCCTGCCGCCACCGAAGACGGCGAGACTGGCGGGAAAGCCGCGCAGTTTGGCCGCCCGGGTCCCCGGATGTCGATGCAACATCCCCTTTATATGGGCTTCATGGGCACTGTTGGAGTGGGCCTTGCCCTGCTGGTCTACTGGATCGGCTCCAACACCACACAGCTGCTGCTGTGGATTGTGGCTGCCCTGTTTATAGCCCTTGGCCTGGAACCCGTGGTCGGCTGGCTGGAGAACCGCCGGATTCCCCGCCCGGTCGGCATTCTCGTGGCCGTCCTGGTCCTGGTGGTGGCTGTGGGAGGGTTCTTCGCTACCCTCATCCCCACCATCGTGGAACAGGTCACCCAAATTGTGGTGCAGGCACCCACATGGGTACGGGACTTCATCGACTCGGAGTTCTTCCGCAACGTGGATGACCAGTTTGGTGTGCGCGACCGCATCAACGAGGAACTCGACAAGTTCGTCAACAACCCCGAGGCGATGGGCGGGATCTTCGGTGGCGTGGTTGGCTTCGGTTCCACCCTGGCCAACGGTCTCTTCGGCACATTGATCGTCCTGGTACTGAGCCTCTACTTCCTGGCAGCCCTCCCGGCCATGAAGAAGTGGGGCTACCGGCTGGCGCCGCGGTCCCGCCGGGCCCGGGTTGAAGCCCTCTCCGAGGAGATCACCCGGTCCGTCGGCAACTACGTGATCGGGCAGGCCTGCGTGGCATTGCTCAATGCCACGTTCGCGTTCATCGTGATGTCCATTGTGGGTGTCCCGTTCGCCCTCTTGCTGGCCTTCGTGGTGGCACTGCTGGCATTCATCCCCCTGGTGGGCGGCATGATCGCCGGCGTTGTGGTCCTGCTGATCGCCTTGACGGTCGGGTGGCAGACTGCCGCCGTCTACGGCATCTGCTACTTCGCCTACCTCCAGTTCGAGGCCTACTTCATCTCGCCGCGCATCATGCAGAAAGCCGTGGCCGTGCCGGGCGCCGTCGCCGTGATCTCCGTGATTGCCGGCGGCAGCCTGCTGGGAGTTCTGGGGGCGCTGATCGCCATCCCGACGGCGGCCGCCATCCTGTTGCTGGTCAAGGAGATCTACATCGTCCGCCAGGACAAGCACTAG